The Cytobacillus firmus genome segment ACAATGAAAATGAAGATTCTGACAAAAGGAGAATACATAATGAGTCAATTTCAAACGAATTTAGAGAAATACGCAGAGCTTGCAGTGAAGGTCGGCGTAAATGTACAAAAGGGTCAGACACTGGTTATTAACACAACACTTGATTCAGCTGAACTGGTTCGCACTATTGTGAAAAAGGCATATGAAGCAGGAGCTCATAACGTTGTTGTGAACTGGAGCGATGATGCGGTCACACGCACAAAGTACGATTTGGCACCGGACGAGTCTTTCTCGGAATACCCGGAATGGCGTGCAAAGGAAGTCGAAGATTTAGCTGAAAAGGGTGCGGCATTCATGTCAATCGTTTCAGCAAGCCCTGATTTGCTGAAAGGCGTGAAATCAGAGCGAATCGCAAGCTTCCAGAAAGCAGCCGGACAGGCGCTTGCAAAATACCGCAAATTCATCCAATCCGATAAAGTGAGCTGGACAGTTATCGCAGCTCCTTCTCAAGCATGGGCAAACATGGTATTCCCTGAAGCTCCGGAGGAATCCAGAGTGGAAATGCTTTGGGACGCTATTTTCAAAGCCACTCGCGCTGACCTGGATAACCCGGTTGAAGCCTGGAAAAAGCATGATGAAACACTTCATGAAAAAGTGGATTACTTAAACAGCAAGCGATATCAGAAGCTTCACTATAAAGCTCTAGGCACAGACCTGACAATCGAGCTTCCAAAAGGCCATTTATGGGTCGGAGCAGGCAGTGTGAATGAACAGGGGCACGAATTCATGGCGAACATGCCGACTGAAGAAGTGTTCACAGTACCATACAAGACAGGTGTGAACGGTACAGTTTCCAGCACAAAGCCTCTAAGCTATGGCGGAAACATCATCGATAACTTCAGCCTGACATTTGAAAACGGCCGCATTGTCGATGTGAAAGCAGAAGAAGGAGAAGAAATCCTTAAGCAGCTGGTTGAGACAGATGAAGGCTCCCACTACCTTGGTGAAGTGGCACTGGTTCCTTTCAACTCGCCAATTTCCAAGTCCAATCTGCTTTTCTATAATACTTTATTTGATGAAAATGCTTCAAACCACCTTGCCATTGGCAGTGCGTATGCATTCTGTATTGAAGGCGGCAAGAAAATGTCCAGTGAAGAACTGGGTGAAAACGGCTTGAACGAAAGCTTAACACATGTTGATTTCATGATCGGTTCCGCTGAAATGGATATCGACGGAATCACTGAAGACGGCAGCGCTGAACCTGTATTCAGAAAAGGTGACTGGGCCTTTTAAAGCGAAAGCGCCCTTTCGTGACTATAAAAAATCATGCGGTCATTGACCCGCATGATTTTTTATTTTCTTTAATACGATTTCACTAACGTTTCCTTCTAAATCAGAAATCATATCGATGGAATATTTATCTGCCGGGTAGGTGGAGATGGTTTCACCTGACAGCTTCTCTTCCCTGACCTCCGCTGGAGTGCCAAACATGGCGGTAATCTCGTCCATTGACGTTCTCACCCGCTGTCCAGGAATGGAAATAGCTGTTACGTTCCCCGTTTCCCGTTCATAATAATAGGTAATTTCAGGATACATCACAAAAGGGCTGCCGCCTTCAAACCCCTCTTCAACAAAGTTTGGATCTGACTTTTTTATTTCAGATATGTTTGTGCCAATCGGAAATGGACTTCCGAGGGGATTCCCTGTTTTGCTTTCTCAATGGCATCCCCACTGAGTGCGAGGTTTTTAAAAGGATAGTAAAGGGCTTCCTTTTTCAGCCACAGGTTCATCCAGTCGATATCAGAATGATCTTCTTCTGAAAGCTCGATTTGGTCGTGCAGGCTCATTGAATGGGCTTCCTCATTAAAAAGCCATGTTGAAATAACCCATCCATCACTCTTTTTTTGGGCAGTTTGAAGATACTTTTGATTAATGGTTTTTATTTTCGCTTTGGAGGTAGTGGTCATGTCTTTTTCCGTACTGATTCTTTGCACTTCTCCGTCCTTAATCGCCAGCAGCTGGCCCTTGACTAAGTTTTCCCCCTTGGACTGAAAGATCGAGATGATGGTTTTGTTCCTCATTTTCTGAGTGTAAACCTGTTCCTTTGAAGGATTAAAGGACATTTCAGAACTGTCGTTTAGAGCTGCTTGTTTATACGCCTCTTTTGACCCCTTCAAAGCCAGGTATACTGAATAATGTCCTGTAAAATAGGAATCGCCTTTCTTTCCTTTTGCACTGTCCTCTTCCAGAATGGTTCTTCGTTCGTCTTCCGAAAAAGGTAAACTGTATACTTCATAATTCCGTCTGTTGCGTCAATTTGGAATAGTGACTTGCGTTCAAGCCAAACGGTATCTTTTTTATCTTTTCCAGCCTCTTGTACTGATATATTATCTTCTGCTTCCACTTTATCTTCTTTTTCAAGTTTTATTTCTTCTGTATTTAAAGATGCATTTATTTCACTGGAACAGCCTGCTATAACGGATGACAGCATGGCAATCATAATCATATTTATAAAATTTTTCATTATATTCTCCCTAATGTTAAAAAACATTTCCATTTAAAGTCAAATGTTACAATTACGTTTCAACTAATTAAGTGTAACAAATAGGGATAGTTTCTACAAACCTATCAATATGCTCATTTTTTTACAAAAACCCATGTTTCCTCCCTTTTCCTTTATATATGACTCTTCTCCTGCTTCAATCAAACGTTTGATTATAGTGACGAGGGCCTGATCTATAGGCACTTTGCCGGTTAATACGAAAGGCCCCGGAATACCTCTCCGGAGCCTCTTGATTAAATTTCTGCTGCTGCAGGTGCTGTTTTTTCGGTAAATAGACTTACAGCTATATATGCGGCCAGTGATAAAGCAATAGGCAATACGACTGTATTCATGCCTAAAGCATTGGGATAAAAAGTGTGGAATAAAATATAGGAAGCCGTTCCGGTTATCATGGAGGCCACCGCACCATATTTATTTCCCTTCGCCCAATAAAGACCCAGAACAACAGGCCATATGAATGCTGCTTCCAGTCCTCCAAAAGAAAAGAGATTCAGCCAGATCAGCAAATCGGGCGGACTGAGCGCCATGATGCACACCAGAACCCCCAGCAGGGCTGTGACGGCAAAACTCATTTTCTTAACCGTGCTTTCTTCAGCATCAGGTTTAATGTAATTAATATACACATCTTTAACAATCGCCGAGCTGACCAGAAGAAGCAGGGAATCCACGGTTGACATGATGGCAGCCATCGGTGCAGCCAGCACAATTCCCGCAAGCCATGGCGGAAGGACTTCCATGGCAATCATCGGCATAACTTTATCCCCTACTTCAATCCCCGGAAGAATCGGCCGTGCAAACACGCCAATTAAATGCATGCCAAGCATGATAAAGCCGACCACTATTGTTCCGATGATAATGGCCCTATGCATGGCTCTGGCATTTTTATAGGACATGGCCCTTACTGCAACCTGAGGAAGACCTACAACCCCCACTCCAACCAGAATCCAGAATGAGGATACATATAAAGGGGTCAATCCGCCATCAAAGCCAAACGGAGTAATCAGATTCGGGTTTTCTGAAGACAGATCGCTGATAATATTTGGTATTCCTCCACCTGCCACAATAACAGCAACCAGCAGGATCATAGTGCCGATGAACATAATTCCGCCCTGGACAGCATCCGTTACGGCAACAGCACGGAAGCCGCCTATGACAACGTAGACCATGACAGAAGCGGCAAAAATGAATAAAGCCGATAAATAGCTTAATCCTGTCAGTGATTCAATTAATCTTGCTCCGCCAACCCATTGGGCAGCCATGGCGGAAAACAGGAAGATTATGATGCTGAGAGAAGATAGCCAGACAACCCATTTGCTGTTATATCTTTCTTTCAGAAAATCGATGAGTGTGACAGCATTATACTTTCTTGCTATTATCGCAAACTTTTTCCCCAGTACCATGAGGACGAAATAACCGGTAACAACTTGCGACATGGCAAGCAGTACCCAGCCAAGCCCCTGTGTGTATGCAACACCGGGACCTCCAATGAAGCTGCTGGCACTTCCGTATGTGGCAATCATGGTCATGGCCAGAATAAAACCGCCCAGCTGCCTTCCTCCAAGAAAATAATCCTGCAGAAACGAACTGCCGGTATCAATCTTTCTGCTGGACCATAAGCCCACCAGAAAAATAATGACTAAAAAGAAGATAAGAGGAGCAATAACCTGCCAGTTCATTCGGATTCTCCCCTTCTCCGTTTTCTTCGAACGGAACTTCCTTAAACAGGAATTTCACAGCTGCTGATACCAGTATCACCATCACAACAAAACCCGCTACACAGCTCCAGAAAAACCAGGCAGGCAGCCCCATGATGAATATATACTCATCGGCAGGCTCTGACCCCAACCCATAGGCAAACCCATACCACCAAATAAAATTAAAGAGTACGAGACCAATGCCAATCCACGCTTCTTTCTCTGCTACTTTAAAGCGAGGATCTTTTTTATGTATGCTTTTCTTCATTATGTCCCCTTTCAGAGCTTTATTATTGTACTGCTCTATTAAAATACAGAATATTCCCTAAATATAATCCCACTTATGTATTTTTTCTGCAACAAAAAAAGCAGATTCCTCTGCCTTTTTTGATATTATTTTAAAAATGAACTTTAAGCAAGCTATGTTCTTAACGATTGTCAATCGTCTCCGGATATAGATCATGGTTCATCAAGCGGTAATCGGCCATTTTTTCATATTTCGTCCCCGGCTTTCCGTAATTGCAATACGGATCGATGGAGATTCCTCCACGAGGAGTGAACTTGCCCCAAACCTCAATATAGCGTGGATCCATTAATTCGATAAGATCATTCATAATGATATTCATGCAGTCCTCATGGAAATCGCCGTGATTTCTGAAGCTGAAAAGATATAGCTTCAATGACTTGCTCTCTACCATCTTTTGATCCGGAATATAGCTGATATAGATGGTTGCAAAATCCGGCTGGCCTGTTTTCGGGCAAAGGCTCGTAAACTCTGGGCAATTAAACTTTACAAAATAATCGCGGTTTGGATGCTTATTATCAAAAGCCTCCAGAATCTCAGGAGCATATTCAAAAAGATAGTTAGTACCCTGATTTCCCAATAATGTAATATCCGTCAATTCCTCATCTTTTCTTCCTGACATAAAAATAGCCTCCCTTTATATGATCCCGCTGATCCTAAAGAGAGGTCCGAAAATTACAGCTTGAAAAAAATAAAACCATATCCTCTCATGGATATGGTTGATTATTATAATCAAAGCCATAGTTTTTTATAGAGGGTGAAGCTATGAACCTCTCCCGCTCACACGGGAATAATAGAAATATAATTGTCATAGTTACTATAGAGAAAAAGCCTGTTTCTGTCAATAGGTGCTTTCTCTATCTGGTTTTCATACCTTCTTCATAGTATAATAACGGTAATTTTTCAAAGAAAGGTGACTTGTTATGTGGAATGAGTTTAAAAAATTCGCTCTAAAGGGAAATGTCCTGGATTTGGCAGTTGGGGTTGTAATCGGAGCTGCCTTCGGAAAGATTGTATCTTCCCTTGTAGATGATATTATTATGCCGCTTGTCGGATTGCTGATGGGCGGAGTCGACTTTACGGATCTTATGGTTAAGGTCGGTGGGGCACAAGTGAAATACGGTTTATTCATACAGAATGTGGTGGATTTCTTCATCGTGGCATTCTCCATTTTCGTCTTTATCAGGATTATCAACAATCGTTTTAAAAAGAAAGAAGAAGCAGCACCGGCACCAGCTGTGGATAAAAATGTTGAGCTTTTAACTGAAATAAGAGACCTATTAAAAAAAAATAATTTATGAAACTTAATTAATAGCTCAGTCGTATATACATATACAAAAGAATTTAGAGGAGAAATGAAGAAATGTATGTACAGTATACCGCAAATAACAGTTATTTGCCCTCTGTTTTACGGGCGTTTGCCTTATCATTGGGGATTGCATTTGCCGGAACGATGGCGGGTGTTTTCATCCCTCCAGCCCTGTTTTTGCCGCTAATGCTTCTTGAACTTGGAATGCTGCTTTTCGCTTTCCTGCTCCGCCGCAAAAAAGCTATTGGGTATACATTCCTTTATGTCTTTACATTTATTTCAGGGATGACGACCTACCCGATTGTTGCCCACTACCTGGCTGCTATTGGACCTAACCCTGTTTTAACAGCACTTGCAACGACCACGGTTGTATTCACTGGCTTAGCTGTATATGCTTCGACAACGAAGCGGGACTTATCTTTCCTTGGCGGCATGCTGATGGCGGCATTGCTCGCTCTTATTGCGATTGGAATTTTCAGCCTCATCTGGCCGTTAAGCTCTAACGCGATGCTCGCGTTCTCCTTCATCGGAGTGCTTGTGTTCAGCGGATATGTGCTATTCGACTTCAACCGCATGAAGCAGTATGGAGTGTCACCGGAAGAAGTGCCTTTGATGGCTCTTAACCTATACCTTGATTTTATCAACCTGTTCATTAATATCCTTCGCATTTTTGGAATATTGGGGAGCCGGGACTAAACAGGAGTGCGAACTCCTGTTTTTTTATGTGCAAGCCGCAATTCTTTATTCCTTCAAAAGAATTAGGTATGATCAGATGTAAATCCGAAAGGCGGGATATTCATGGAATATATTTTAGAAACCCAGCATCCTGATAAAAATTTTACGCTTGAAAAGGCTATCAGCAGCCAGTACACAATGGCTGTCTTCGTCCGCCATCTTGGCTGACCGGTCTGCCGGGAATATCTTGCGCAGTTGCGCGAGCGCATAAATGAAGTAGAAGCTAAAGAATTTCAAGTCATTGTCATTGCTCCTTCGAAAGGAACCTTTATCAGTCAATTCCTTGAGCAACTCGGTCCGTTCCCTTTTCCGATCCTCGGCGACCCTTCCCGGGAAGCTTATAGAGGAATGGGACATAAAACCATGCCAAAGTGGAAGCTTCTTTCAAAAGCAGCACTTGGGTTTATTACAGGAAAAGTCGGCGGCTTTATCCCTAAGGATGAAAAACAAAAGGAGTTTGTCATGAAATCCATGAAAACTCAGGATGTCTACATTCAGGGCGGAACATGGCTTTTCTCGCCTCAGGGAAAGATATTATGGAAGCATATTGATGAATCCCCTGAAAATCACGCAAAGATTGATGATGTTTTAAAGAAAATGGACGAAGTGAAAGCTTAAAAGGCAGTCAATTACTTGGCTGCTTTTCCTTTTGTGATCTCCCATATTTCATGCAAAACCGGCATCTCTTCCATTTCCTTATCCGTTACAAGATCCCATTGAATCCCGATTGGTTTTGGATAGGGCGTATTGGTTTTGATCAGTTCCTTTTCAGTGGCAATCCAGTCGACAGTCAGATCATAAGGATCCCTCGGGATATCTGCCTCTGTCACCTGGGCGCTGTTAACCGTTCCAATCACAGGGATTTCAGGATTCCCCAGTTCCCTGATGATCGCATACTCCCGATCAGCATAACCCTCCCCTTTTCCGACCCGCCGGCCATCCGGGTGAAGCCCCACTGATCCGGCAAAAAACAAATCAATTTCCGGCAATTCTGTGAGGGGAACTTCTTTTCCGTATGAGTGAATATGCTTAAGGCTCGCTGCTTTTCGCTCCTCCCCGGGCGGTACCCATTCCGGCTTTACCATAATAAAGCCTGCTTTCAGCCGTGGAGTTGGAACCAGCAATGTCTTTCCATCTTTCAGAATTTGGGTGCGTACCGGCAGCTGCGGAGAATCAGGATTTACCTTAATGACCTTAGCCTCTTTATACTCAGGCATCGTAAAAACAAATGCAGCCGCTTTTTCAGCTCCTTTGAAATTGGGAATTCTATTTGTTAAAGGAAACGGAAAGCGGCCAAGCTTGTTCTCCTCAAGAAAATTCCATATGTACTCACGTATTTCTTTCTTCGTTTTCATCGTGTTTCACTTCCTTTCTTTCATTTTATCTATTAAAGAAAAAAACTCCAATTTTTTAAATAAACAGGTTTTAACACAAGTACACGGGGTAAACAAATAATGCAAGGCCAATAACAAAACGGAAGGGACTGGTTGACGATGAAAAGCGTAACAGCGACTTCAAGGTTCGTCATTGGCATTGCAAGAAACCAGGGAGGGTTTGCAGAGCGTTCGAAAGGCACTCTCGTCTATAACCGATATATTTAAAATCGGTTCGGCCCTATGCAAATCGTAATCTCCAGGGTGTCCGTTATTCGGACTTAAAAAAGGTGCAGACCAATCGGTTTGCATCTTTTTTAATGCCACAAAAACCCCATTTTCTCCTCTTTTCTTTTCCATATTCCAAAAAATAATCCTATCAAACTGTTTAGACAAGTATATTTTTCTCCATAATGGCAAATAAAAGGAGGTTTCCATATAAATGTCTGAACATGAACAAAAACAAGAATCAACCATGTCCCGGAGAAGATTCATCCGCAATTCAGGGTTAGTTGCCGGCGGTTTAGTAGGAGGCGGTATTCTTGGCGGCTTAATTGGTGCAAACATGAATAAAGACGGTACAGCAACGGAAGAGAATGCCCATACAAACGGGCATGATCAGGTTGCCTATCAGCAGTCTCCTTTATATTTCACAAACCCCGAGACATTCGGAATCCTGCAGGCAGCCGTTGAGAGAATTTATCCAAAGGATGAAAATGGCCCTGGGGCCAATGATTTGGATGTTCCATTTTTTATCGACCATCAGCTTGCTGGCTCATGGGGCAACAATACAAGGGAATATATGCAGGGTCCATTCTTTCCAGGGTCGAACTTTCAGGGTTACCAGTCCCCTTTAAAACGGCATGAAGTATTTGATGTCGGACTTGCTGCCCTGCAGACTTACAGCAATGAAAAATTCAAGAAGCCTTTTGCTGAACTGGAGGGCGAACAGCAGGATGAAATTCTTACAGCCTTTGAAGAGGATAAAGTGAAGCTCCGGGGTGTTACTTCAAGAACTTTCTTTAATATTCTCCGGGCCGCCACCATTGAAGGTGTCTATGCAGATCCTGCCTATGCCGGAAACAAAAATATGGAAGGCTGGAAAATGAAAGACTTTCCTGGCCATCAAATGAGCTATATCAATCAGATTGAGTCTGAAAAATTCGTGAAAATCAAACCGAACAGTCTTCATTCATATACGAAATAGTACTATCTTTTAAGGAAGTGGTAAACATGGCGAAAACATTGCCAAAAACGGATGCAGTCGTTGTAGGAGTCGGGTGGGCCGGCGGAATCATTGCGGCTGAACTGGGGAAACAGGGATTAAAAGTTGTCGGCTTGGAGCGCGGAAAAGAGCGGGGTGTCAAGGACTACTATGTGGTCCATGATGAACTGCGCTATGGAATACGCTATGAATTAATGCAGGATCTTTCTAAAGAAACGATTACGTTCCGCAATCATGGGAAGGAACGTGCCCTTCCGATGCGCCAGCTTGGGTCCTTTTTGCTGGGCGAAGGCTTAGGCGGGTCCGGTGTTCACTGGAATGGGCATACTTTCCGCTTTCTGCCTTATGATTTTGAAATCAAGTCACAGACGGTTAAAAAATATGGTGAAGCCAAGATTAAAGGTCTTCAAGTTCAGGATTGGGGTATTACATACGATGAATTGGAGCCATATTTTTACGAATTTGAAAAGGCGGCAGGTATTGGCGGAGAAGAAGCGGAGCTTGGGCCAAAAAGAGCGGACCCGTTCCCAAATCCTCCAATGAAGGAAACACCTATTACAGCAAGATTTAAAAAGGCCGCGAAATCTTTGGGGATGAAACCTTACCAAATGCCATCGGGCAATATGAGCGAGGCTTATGAGAATCAATATGGCGCCAAAATGGCCGCATGCCAGTATTGTGCGTTTTGCGAACGCTTCGGCTGTGAATATGGAGCAAAGGCTGATCCGACTGTGGCCGTTATTCCGTTTGCCAAAGAAACGGGCAATGTGGATATCCGGAACTTTGCGAATGTAACGGAAATTATTCACGACGGCAAAAAAGCAACCGGTGTGCGCTATGTGGATGTCCAGACAAAAGAAGAATTCATTCAGCCGGCTGAAATGGTTATTCTGACCAGCTATGTCATGAATAATACCCGCCTCTTGCTGACATCCAAATTGGGGCGCCCATACAATCCTGATACAGGATCAGGGGTGATCGGGAAGAACTACTGCTATCAGATCCTTCCCGGGTCAGCGGGCTTTTTTGATGAAGAGCAATTTAACACATTCATGGGTGCCGGTGCCCTCGGTGCAACGGTGGATGATTACAATGGAGACAATTTTGACCACTCGGATCTCGGCTTTATCCATGGCGGCTCGATATCTATCAACCAGTCAGGATACCGGCCAATTCAATATAATATGGTTCCGACTGACACACCGAAATGGGGCAGCAAATTCAAGGAGAACTCCATCAAGTATTTCACAAGAGCATTAAGCATTGGCACGCAGGGTGCGTCCATGCCTGTGCAGCACAATTACATGGATCTCGATCCTTCTTATAAAGATGCTTACGGACTTCCCCTGCTTCGTCTGACATATGATTTCACGGAACAGGATAAGAACCTTTATAACTATATTGGAAAAATCACAGACAACATCATGAAGGAAATGGGACCGTCAAAAATTAACGACCGGCAGCAGCTGGAGCATTACGATATCGTCCCTTATCAGACGACACACAATACAGGCGGTGTCATCATGGGGGCTGAGCCTGAAACATCAGCCGTAAACAACTACCTCCAAATGTGGGATGCAGAGAATGTCTTTGTCGTTGGTGCCTCCGCATTCGCTCACAACGGAGGATATAATCCGACAGGAACCGTTGGGGCGCTCGCCTACCGTGCTGCTGAAGGAATCATCAAATACAGCAAAGAAGGCGGACTGCTTGCATAAGAAAATTTAAAATAAGGAGTGAACATCATGGGGCTTTCAAATATCGGGATACCCGGATTGATTATCATCCTGGTTATCACCTTAATTATCTTTGGTCCTAAAAAGCTTCCTGAGATCGGGTCTGCATTTGGAAGGACCTTATCAGAATTCAAAAAATCAGCCAGAGATATTATGAGCGATGATGATGAACCTGATTCAAAAACACGTTCAATTGAAACGGCTGACCGGAAGGATAAACCGCTTTAACAGGAGGGTTTAGAATGAAAACGGACGAACAAACCCTTGTAGAACATTTAACAGACCTGAGAAAAGTGCTGATTCGATCTCTGATTTTCTTTGTTGTCAGCTTTGCCTTATGTCTGTTTTTCATCAACCGGCTGATCCCTATGCTCGCAAACGATCATGAGCTGGTTATGCTTGGACCGCTTGATGTCATTAAGCTGTACACAGGAATTGCAGGAAGCATCAGCCTTGGGCTTTCGCTTCCTTTCATTTCCTATCAGATCTGGCTGTTTGTGAAGCCTGCATTAACGCAAAAAGAAAGCAGAGTATCTCTAATGTTTTTCCCGGCAATTCTTTTCAGCTTTATCGGCGGGCTTGGCTTCGGATTTTTCATTATCTTCCCTGCCATTTATCAGTTTTTAATGCTATTGGGTGAATCACATTTTGCGATGATGATCACGGCCAGGGAGTATTTTTCTTTTCTCCTGATGTCGACCATTCCTTTTGGTTTTTTGTTTGAGGTGCCCTTGCTGTTATTGTTTCTGACAACGATTGGTGTTGTCACCCCAGTTATGCTCAGTTCAATGCGAAAATACGCTTATTTGATCATGGCCGTTGTATCAGCTCTCATCACACCGCCAGACTTATTTTCACAGGTTCTAGTCCTCGTGCCTCTTATCGGGCTGTATGAAATTGGCGTTATTATGTCAAAAGTAAAATTCAGGAAATTGAAAGCTGTTCAGGAAACACCATCCAGTGAAATCTAAAAGAGTTTAATTCTCCTTCTAAAAGGATATTTAATAAGAAAACAATCCTTTGGAGGTCTATTAAAATGAATGAACAAGAACATGTAATCAAACAAGATGGTGAACTGGATTCCAAAAATATTAAAAACGCAATGGACAAGATGTCCAATG includes the following:
- a CDS encoding GMC family oxidoreductase — translated: MAKTLPKTDAVVVGVGWAGGIIAAELGKQGLKVVGLERGKERGVKDYYVVHDELRYGIRYELMQDLSKETITFRNHGKERALPMRQLGSFLLGEGLGGSGVHWNGHTFRFLPYDFEIKSQTVKKYGEAKIKGLQVQDWGITYDELEPYFYEFEKAAGIGGEEAELGPKRADPFPNPPMKETPITARFKKAAKSLGMKPYQMPSGNMSEAYENQYGAKMAACQYCAFCERFGCEYGAKADPTVAVIPFAKETGNVDIRNFANVTEIIHDGKKATGVRYVDVQTKEEFIQPAEMVILTSYVMNNTRLLLTSKLGRPYNPDTGSGVIGKNYCYQILPGSAGFFDEEQFNTFMGAGALGATVDDYNGDNFDHSDLGFIHGGSISINQSGYRPIQYNMVPTDTPKWGSKFKENSIKYFTRALSIGTQGASMPVQHNYMDLDPSYKDAYGLPLLRLTYDFTEQDKNLYNYIGKITDNIMKEMGPSKINDRQQLEHYDIVPYQTTHNTGGVIMGAEPETSAVNNYLQMWDAENVFVVGASAFAHNGGYNPTGTVGALAYRAAEGIIKYSKEGGLLA
- the tatA gene encoding twin-arginine translocase TatA/TatE family subunit, with protein sequence MGLSNIGIPGLIIILVITLIIFGPKKLPEIGSAFGRTLSEFKKSARDIMSDDDEPDSKTRSIETADRKDKPL
- a CDS encoding aminopeptidase translates to MSQFQTNLEKYAELAVKVGVNVQKGQTLVINTTLDSAELVRTIVKKAYEAGAHNVVVNWSDDAVTRTKYDLAPDESFSEYPEWRAKEVEDLAEKGAAFMSIVSASPDLLKGVKSERIASFQKAAGQALAKYRKFIQSDKVSWTVIAAPSQAWANMVFPEAPEESRVEMLWDAIFKATRADLDNPVEAWKKHDETLHEKVDYLNSKRYQKLHYKALGTDLTIELPKGHLWVGAGSVNEQGHEFMANMPTEEVFTVPYKTGVNGTVSSTKPLSYGGNIIDNFSLTFENGRIVDVKAEEGEEILKQLVETDEGSHYLGEVALVPFNSPISKSNLLFYNTLFDENASNHLAIGSAYAFCIEGGKKMSSEELGENGLNESLTHVDFMIGSAEMDIDGITEDGSAEPVFRKGDWAF
- a CDS encoding gluconate 2-dehydrogenase subunit 3 family protein: MSEHEQKQESTMSRRRFIRNSGLVAGGLVGGGILGGLIGANMNKDGTATEENAHTNGHDQVAYQQSPLYFTNPETFGILQAAVERIYPKDENGPGANDLDVPFFIDHQLAGSWGNNTREYMQGPFFPGSNFQGYQSPLKRHEVFDVGLAALQTYSNEKFKKPFAELEGEQQDEILTAFEEDKVKLRGVTSRTFFNILRAATIEGVYADPAYAGNKNMEGWKMKDFPGHQMSYINQIESEKFVKIKPNSLHSYTK
- the mscL gene encoding large conductance mechanosensitive channel protein MscL, whose amino-acid sequence is MWNEFKKFALKGNVLDLAVGVVIGAAFGKIVSSLVDDIIMPLVGLLMGGVDFTDLMVKVGGAQVKYGLFIQNVVDFFIVAFSIFVFIRIINNRFKKKEEAAPAPAVDKNVELLTEIRDLLKKNNL
- the tatC gene encoding twin-arginine translocase subunit TatC, producing the protein MKTDEQTLVEHLTDLRKVLIRSLIFFVVSFALCLFFINRLIPMLANDHELVMLGPLDVIKLYTGIAGSISLGLSLPFISYQIWLFVKPALTQKESRVSLMFFPAILFSFIGGLGFGFFIIFPAIYQFLMLLGESHFAMMITAREYFSFLLMSTIPFGFLFEVPLLLLFLTTIGVVTPVMLSSMRKYAYLIMAVVSALITPPDLFSQVLVLVPLIGLYEIGVIMSKVKFRKLKAVQETPSSEI
- a CDS encoding 5-formyltetrahydrofolate cyclo-ligase yields the protein MKTKKEIREYIWNFLEENKLGRFPFPLTNRIPNFKGAEKAAAFVFTMPEYKEAKVIKVNPDSPQLPVRTQILKDGKTLLVPTPRLKAGFIMVKPEWVPPGEERKAASLKHIHSYGKEVPLTELPEIDLFFAGSVGLHPDGRRVGKGEGYADREYAIIRELGNPEIPVIGTVNSAQVTEADIPRDPYDLTVDWIATEKELIKTNTPYPKPIGIQWDLVTDKEMEEMPVLHEIWEITKGKAAK
- the panF gene encoding sodium/pantothenate symporter — translated: MNWQVIAPLIFFLVIIFLVGLWSSRKIDTGSSFLQDYFLGGRQLGGFILAMTMIATYGSASSFIGGPGVAYTQGLGWVLLAMSQVVTGYFVLMVLGKKFAIIARKYNAVTLIDFLKERYNSKWVVWLSSLSIIIFLFSAMAAQWVGGARLIESLTGLSYLSALFIFAASVMVYVVIGGFRAVAVTDAVQGGIMFIGTMILLVAVIVAGGGIPNIISDLSSENPNLITPFGFDGGLTPLYVSSFWILVGVGVVGLPQVAVRAMSYKNARAMHRAIIIGTIVVGFIMLGMHLIGVFARPILPGIEVGDKVMPMIAMEVLPPWLAGIVLAAPMAAIMSTVDSLLLLVSSAIVKDVYINYIKPDAEESTVKKMSFAVTALLGVLVCIMALSPPDLLIWLNLFSFGGLEAAFIWPVVLGLYWAKGNKYGAVASMITGTASYILFHTFYPNALGMNTVVLPIALSLAAYIAVSLFTEKTAPAAAEI
- the queF gene encoding preQ(1) synthase, giving the protein MSGRKDEELTDITLLGNQGTNYLFEYAPEILEAFDNKHPNRDYFVKFNCPEFTSLCPKTGQPDFATIYISYIPDQKMVESKSLKLYLFSFRNHGDFHEDCMNIIMNDLIELMDPRYIEVWGKFTPRGGISIDPYCNYGKPGTKYEKMADYRLMNHDLYPETIDNR
- a CDS encoding Bax inhibitor-1/YccA family protein translates to MYVQYTANNSYLPSVLRAFALSLGIAFAGTMAGVFIPPALFLPLMLLELGMLLFAFLLRRKKAIGYTFLYVFTFISGMTTYPIVAHYLAAIGPNPVLTALATTTVVFTGLAVYASTTKRDLSFLGGMLMAALLALIAIGIFSLIWPLSSNAMLAFSFIGVLVFSGYVLFDFNRMKQYGVSPEEVPLMALNLYLDFINLFINILRIFGILGSRD